A section of the Rhizobium sp. SSA_523 genome encodes:
- the galE gene encoding UDP-glucose 4-epimerase GalE, with the protein MAVLVTGGAGYIGSHMVWALLDAGEDVVVIDRLSTGFRWAVPDAARFYLGDVGDRTLLEKIFLENQIDAVLHFAGSIVVPQSVAAPLDYYENNTAKTALLADAAIKAGVENFVFSSTAAVYGEQPDDAPVRENAPTVPKNPYGQSKLMSELMLRDAARAHKFRYVALRYFNVAGADPRGRTGLSTEGATHLIKIACEAALGRRQSVDVYGTDYPTPDGTGIRDYIHVSDLVEAHLKALSYLRRGGEALVANCGYGRGYSVLQVLQSVKRIEGREFGIQYGPRRPGDPAAVIADSTLARRLLGWSPKHDDLDHIAATALAWERSLSVRQHGDLRAIHRKLAANF; encoded by the coding sequence ATGGCGGTTCTCGTAACCGGAGGTGCGGGCTATATCGGCAGCCACATGGTGTGGGCCCTGCTGGATGCCGGCGAGGATGTGGTGGTCATCGACCGCTTGTCGACCGGCTTTCGCTGGGCAGTCCCGGATGCCGCGCGCTTCTATCTGGGGGATGTCGGCGACCGGACGCTGCTGGAGAAGATCTTCTTAGAGAACCAGATCGATGCCGTGCTGCATTTTGCCGGCTCGATCGTCGTTCCGCAATCGGTTGCCGCTCCGCTGGACTATTACGAGAACAACACGGCGAAGACCGCGCTCCTCGCCGATGCCGCCATCAAGGCGGGCGTGGAGAATTTCGTCTTTTCATCGACGGCTGCGGTTTATGGCGAACAGCCCGATGATGCACCGGTTCGCGAAAACGCGCCGACAGTGCCCAAGAACCCCTATGGCCAGTCGAAGCTGATGTCGGAACTGATGCTGCGCGATGCCGCCAGGGCTCACAAGTTCCGTTATGTGGCCCTGCGCTATTTCAACGTTGCCGGGGCCGATCCGCGCGGGCGTACCGGCCTTTCCACCGAAGGCGCCACGCATCTGATCAAGATCGCCTGCGAGGCTGCCCTTGGCAGGCGGCAGTCGGTCGACGTCTACGGCACCGATTATCCGACGCCGGATGGTACCGGAATTCGCGACTATATTCATGTCAGCGATCTGGTGGAGGCGCATCTGAAGGCCTTGTCCTACCTGCGCCGCGGCGGCGAGGCTCTGGTCGCCAATTGTGGCTATGGGCGCGGCTATTCGGTGCTGCAGGTTCTGCAATCGGTGAAGCGGATCGAAGGGCGGGAGTTCGGGATCCAATATGGTCCGCGCCGTCCGGGCGATCCGGCGGCCGTCATTGCCGATTCCACCTTGGCGCGACGGCTTCTCGGCTGGTCGCCGAAGCATGACGATCTCGATCATATCGCCGCGACGGCACTGGCCTGGGAGCGCTCGCTCAGCGTTCGCCAGCATGGCGACCTGCGTGCCATTCATCGCAAGCTGGCGGCAAATTTCTGA
- a CDS encoding chemotaxis protein CheW — MNAVQMSGDEVLEIIAFRLHAQEFCVRTTSIREIRGWAPVTPLPHAPYDVIGVMNLRGTVIPIVDLAVKLGMQSTEVNERSAIVVADINGMTVGLLVDRVSDIMTIPSSRLQPVPAAAGSSSAFSDGLIAHDSGMICFLNLERMFGAGSADDWGMVA, encoded by the coding sequence ATGAATGCGGTGCAGATGAGCGGTGACGAGGTTCTGGAAATTATCGCCTTTCGGCTGCACGCCCAGGAATTTTGCGTGCGCACCACCTCGATCCGCGAAATTCGCGGCTGGGCTCCGGTTACGCCGCTGCCGCATGCGCCCTATGATGTGATCGGCGTCATGAACCTGCGCGGGACCGTGATCCCGATCGTCGACCTTGCGGTGAAGCTCGGCATGCAGAGCACGGAAGTCAACGAGCGCTCCGCCATCGTCGTCGCCGACATCAATGGCATGACGGTCGGGCTGCTGGTGGATCGGGTATCCGATATCATGACCATCCCGTCCAGCCGGCTTCAGCCGGTTCCCGCCGCGGCCGGTTCGAGCTCGGCCTTCTCGGATGGGCTGATCGCCCATGACAGCGGCATGATCTGCTTCCTCAACCTGGAACGCATGTTCGGCGCAGGCAGTGCAGACGATTGGGGCATGGTCGCCTAG
- a CDS encoding extracellular solute-binding protein, whose amino-acid sequence MNRREFLAVGSAVAAVSALPSFAFADDKTIQVYSGSDNNIIDFWNNTIIPAFKTAHPDLTVKLIDAGDDSGLRAIADRALAALKGKTDPQADMFESFDARLPAGGVEAGLWVAFSAENVPSYGKVNRAAVDMPQQLPYRGSQVLLAYDKTKLDPKDAPKSWVQLVAWIQNNPGQFIYNRPDKGGSGGNFVRRAIHEVNGRDPSKFTLSNFSADYAEKTLMPAWAALKDLAPNLYEKGAYTSGNTQSIQLLSQGVVTMVPVWSDQVLQAMAQGVLPDTTGLVQLTDLALCGGFSRLTVFSNGANKVAALKLADFLLSSEMQSAVITEIGGFPGVSWDHIPAELRETYKDVVPTSIPTFPGGDWNAAINDGWYRNVATGLARG is encoded by the coding sequence ATGAACAGACGCGAATTTTTGGCGGTAGGCTCTGCCGTTGCCGCCGTCAGCGCCCTTCCTTCCTTCGCCTTTGCCGATGACAAGACGATCCAGGTCTATAGCGGCTCGGACAACAATATCATCGACTTCTGGAACAACACCATCATCCCGGCCTTCAAGACGGCCCATCCGGACCTGACGGTGAAGCTGATCGATGCCGGAGACGATAGCGGGCTTCGCGCGATTGCCGACCGTGCTTTGGCCGCGCTGAAGGGCAAGACAGATCCGCAGGCCGACATGTTCGAGAGTTTCGACGCAAGACTGCCGGCAGGCGGCGTCGAGGCCGGCCTTTGGGTCGCCTTCTCGGCGGAGAATGTGCCGAGTTACGGCAAGGTCAATCGTGCCGCGGTCGACATGCCGCAGCAATTGCCCTATCGCGGTTCGCAGGTCCTTCTCGCCTATGACAAGACCAAGCTGGATCCGAAGGACGCCCCGAAGAGCTGGGTGCAGCTGGTGGCCTGGATCCAGAACAATCCCGGCCAGTTCATCTACAACCGGCCGGACAAGGGCGGCTCCGGCGGCAACTTTGTCCGCCGCGCGATCCACGAGGTGAATGGTCGCGATCCGTCGAAATTCACCCTTTCCAACTTTTCCGCCGATTATGCCGAAAAGACGCTGATGCCGGCCTGGGCGGCGCTGAAGGACCTGGCGCCCAACCTCTACGAAAAGGGCGCCTACACATCCGGCAATACGCAATCGATCCAGCTGCTCTCGCAGGGCGTGGTGACCATGGTGCCGGTCTGGTCGGACCAGGTGCTGCAGGCCATGGCGCAGGGGGTTCTGCCGGACACGACGGGTCTCGTCCAGCTGACGGACCTGGCGCTTTGCGGCGGCTTCTCGCGACTGACCGTGTTCTCCAACGGCGCCAACAAGGTCGCGGCCCTGAAGCTTGCCGATTTCCTGCTGTCGAGCGAGATGCAATCGGCCGTCATCACCGAAATCGGTGGCTTTCCGGGCGTGAGCTGGGACCATATTCCCGCCGAGCTGCGCGAGACATACAAGGATGTGGTGCCGACCTCCATCCCGACCTTCCCGGGCGGCGACTGGAATGCCGCGATCAATGACGGCTGGTACCGCAATGTGGCGACCGGCCTCGCACGCGGCTGA